In Micromonospora sp. LH3U1, one genomic interval encodes:
- a CDS encoding ABC transporter ATP-binding protein, with the protein MSGGGMAGWSMLRSMRNRDEVSTHRLKRGVARRIVAFAQPYRRDIVVFLATVVLAAIIGVATPVLAGDVINAINRGGTEAGRLVVRVALFIAALAVADALLSLAQRWYSARIGEGIILNLRTRVYDHVQRMPLQFFTRTQTGALVSRLNNDVLGAQRAFTSTLSGVVSNVIQLVLTAAVMFTLSWQITALSLVLLPIFIIPARRVGRRLADITREAYNLDAKMNATMTERFGVAGALLVKLFGQPEIEARRFADRAERVRDIGIQSAMYSRTFFVAMLLVASLAQALTYGLGGWLAVTGGVSAGTVVTLALLLTRLYGPLTALSNVRVDVMSALVSFDRVFEVLDLKPGIEEKPDAVPVPRGTGRVDFRDVRFRYPSAAEISLASLEEVATLDRTVNEPVLKGVSFSVQPGQMVALVGPSGAGKSTLSMLISRIYDVTDGQVLVGGVDVRDATLASLRDEIGVVTQDSHLFHETIAENLRYAKPDATDDEIWAALAGAQVADLVRSLPDGLDTTVGERGYRFSGGEKQRIAIARVLLKAPSIVILDEATAHLDSESEAAVQRALSVALAGRTALVIAHRLSTVRDADQILVLDGGRIVERGRHDELVAVGGLYAELYRTQFAVADSPTPFVDATGPEPVIMPLGSYRADEVLPPAAAN; encoded by the coding sequence ATGTCCGGCGGTGGCATGGCCGGGTGGAGCATGCTCCGGTCGATGCGCAACCGCGACGAGGTTTCCACCCACCGGCTGAAGCGGGGGGTGGCCCGCCGCATCGTGGCCTTCGCCCAGCCCTACCGGCGCGACATCGTCGTCTTCCTGGCCACCGTGGTGTTGGCCGCCATCATCGGCGTGGCCACCCCGGTGCTCGCCGGCGACGTGATCAACGCGATCAACCGGGGCGGCACCGAGGCCGGCCGACTCGTGGTGCGGGTCGCCCTGTTCATTGCCGCGCTGGCGGTCGCCGACGCACTGCTCTCACTGGCCCAACGCTGGTATTCCGCCCGGATCGGCGAGGGCATCATCCTCAACCTGCGCACCCGGGTGTACGACCACGTGCAGCGGATGCCGTTGCAGTTCTTCACCCGTACCCAGACCGGCGCCCTGGTCAGCAGGCTCAACAACGACGTGCTCGGCGCCCAGCGGGCCTTCACCTCCACTCTGTCCGGTGTGGTCAGCAACGTCATCCAGCTGGTGCTCACCGCGGCGGTGATGTTCACCCTCTCCTGGCAGATCACCGCGCTCTCGCTGGTGCTGTTGCCGATCTTCATCATTCCGGCCCGCCGGGTCGGTCGGCGCCTGGCCGACATCACCCGCGAGGCGTACAACCTCGACGCCAAGATGAACGCGACCATGACCGAGCGGTTCGGGGTGGCCGGAGCGCTGCTGGTGAAGCTCTTCGGCCAGCCCGAGATCGAGGCCCGTCGGTTCGCCGACCGGGCCGAGCGGGTCCGCGACATCGGCATCCAGTCCGCAATGTATTCCCGCACCTTCTTCGTGGCCATGCTGCTGGTTGCCTCGCTGGCGCAGGCGCTCACCTACGGCCTCGGTGGCTGGCTCGCGGTGACCGGCGGCGTCAGCGCGGGCACCGTGGTGACGCTCGCGTTGCTGCTCACCCGCCTGTACGGTCCGCTCACCGCGCTCTCCAACGTCCGGGTGGACGTGATGAGCGCGCTGGTGTCCTTCGACCGGGTCTTCGAGGTGCTCGACCTCAAGCCGGGCATCGAGGAGAAGCCCGACGCGGTGCCGGTGCCCCGGGGCACCGGCCGGGTCGACTTCCGCGACGTCCGATTCCGCTACCCGAGCGCCGCCGAGATCTCCCTCGCCTCCCTGGAGGAGGTCGCCACACTCGACCGGACCGTCAACGAGCCGGTGCTCAAGGGGGTCTCGTTCAGCGTGCAGCCCGGGCAGATGGTCGCGCTGGTCGGCCCGTCCGGTGCGGGCAAGTCGACACTGTCGATGCTCATCTCCCGGATCTACGACGTCACCGACGGGCAGGTGCTGGTCGGTGGGGTGGACGTCCGCGACGCCACGCTCGCCTCCCTGCGCGACGAGATCGGTGTGGTCACCCAGGATTCGCACCTGTTCCACGAGACGATCGCCGAGAACCTTCGCTACGCGAAGCCGGACGCCACCGACGACGAGATCTGGGCCGCGCTGGCCGGCGCGCAGGTGGCCGACCTGGTCCGGTCGCTGCCCGACGGGCTGGACACCACCGTCGGAGAGCGCGGCTACCGGTTCTCCGGCGGCGAGAAGCAGCGCATCGCGATCGCCCGCGTGCTGCTCAAGGCACCGTCAATCGTGATCCTCGACGAGGCGACCGCACACCTGGACTCGGAGAGCGAGGCGGCGGTGCAGCGGGCACTGTCGGTGGCGCTGGCCGGGCGAACCGCCCTGGTGATCGCACACCGGCTCTCCACCGTGCGCGACGCCGACCAGATCCTGGTCCTGGACGGTGGGCGAATCGTCGAGCGGGGACGGCACGACGAGTTGGTCGCGGTCGGCGGGCTCTACGCCGAGCTGTACCGCACCCAGTTCGCGGTCGCCGACTCGCCCACCCCGTTCGTCGACGCGACCGGCCCCGAGCCGGTGATCATGCCACTGGGCAGCTACCGCGCCGACGAGGTGCTGCCGCCCGCCGCCGCCAACTGA
- a CDS encoding enoyl-CoA hydratase/isomerase family protein produces MTAEATGVRLTCDGPVATVTLCRPDVLNAQTPAMWRAMSDFSRDLPGDVRVVVVRGEGRAFSAGLDLAVAGASGPGSFAELATLPEQECAERIAEFQTGFTWLHRPDVISVAAVQGHAIGAGFQLALACDLRVLSADAKLSMAEVTLGLVPDLAGTKRLVELVGYARALEICATGRRLDAAEADRIGLATLVVPPAELDGAVQDLTAGLLSGPRDAVVEIKALLAGAAGRSHADQQRAEREAQTRRLRDLAGQGE; encoded by the coding sequence GTGACCGCCGAGGCGACCGGGGTTCGGCTGACCTGCGACGGGCCGGTTGCCACGGTGACGTTGTGCCGGCCCGACGTGCTCAATGCTCAGACGCCCGCCATGTGGCGAGCGATGAGCGACTTCTCCCGCGATCTGCCCGGCGACGTGCGGGTGGTGGTGGTCCGGGGTGAGGGGCGTGCGTTCTCCGCCGGCCTCGACCTCGCGGTGGCTGGTGCTTCCGGCCCGGGCTCCTTCGCGGAGCTGGCCACGCTGCCCGAGCAGGAGTGCGCCGAGCGCATCGCGGAGTTCCAGACCGGCTTCACCTGGCTGCACCGGCCGGACGTCATCTCCGTCGCGGCCGTGCAGGGCCACGCGATCGGTGCTGGCTTCCAGCTCGCGCTCGCCTGTGACCTGCGAGTGCTGTCCGCGGACGCGAAGCTGTCGATGGCTGAGGTGACCCTCGGTCTGGTGCCCGACCTGGCCGGCACGAAACGCCTCGTCGAGTTGGTCGGCTACGCGCGGGCGCTGGAGATCTGCGCGACCGGCCGCCGGTTGGACGCCGCCGAGGCGGACCGCATCGGGCTGGCCACCCTGGTCGTGCCGCCAGCCGAGCTGGACGGCGCGGTCCAGGACCTGACCGCTGGTCTGCTCTCCGGGCCCCGCGACGCGGTGGTGGAGATCAAGGCGTTGCTCGCCGGTGCGGCCGGGCGGTCGCACGCCGACCAGCAGCGCGCCGAGCGGGAGGCGCAGACCCGCCGGCTGCGCGACCTGGCTGGCCAGGGAGAATAG
- a CDS encoding helix-turn-helix domain-containing protein, whose translation MAATGTATSTEKGRRIVGAERQTLAKDLVKRYTSGESIRALAASTGRSYGFIHRVLTESGVQLRQRGGARRRKKA comes from the coding sequence ATGGCAGCCACTGGCACAGCCACCAGCACTGAGAAGGGTCGCCGGATCGTCGGAGCCGAGCGTCAGACGCTCGCCAAGGACCTGGTAAAGCGGTACACCTCGGGGGAGAGCATCCGCGCGTTGGCGGCCTCGACCGGCCGTTCCTACGGGTTCATCCACCGAGTGCTCACCGAATCCGGGGTGCAGCTGCGTCAGCGCGGCGGTGCCCGGCGCCGCAAGAAGGCGTGA
- a CDS encoding cadmium resistance transporter gives MIDLLSTAAGAAVVFAATDIDDIVILTLFFVAARTTGRPRTWEIVAGQYLGIGALALASAVVAAGLLVVPDPWTGLLGLLPIALGIRALRGSDDDETPTVVTGMLGVAGVTIANGADNVAVYVPVFRALGVGDSAVFLVVFVLLIALWCAAGAWLGGHPRVVRLVERAGHWLVPAIFIAIGVVILVSSGVLSRLVDLLG, from the coding sequence GTGATCGACCTGCTGAGCACCGCGGCCGGAGCTGCCGTGGTCTTCGCTGCCACCGACATCGACGACATCGTCATCCTGACCCTGTTCTTCGTCGCAGCCCGCACCACCGGCCGGCCCCGCACCTGGGAAATTGTCGCCGGCCAATACCTCGGCATCGGTGCGCTCGCGTTGGCGAGCGCGGTGGTCGCGGCCGGGCTACTGGTGGTGCCGGACCCGTGGACGGGGTTGCTCGGCCTGCTGCCGATCGCGCTGGGCATCCGCGCTCTGCGCGGCTCCGACGACGACGAGACCCCGACGGTCGTCACCGGAATGCTCGGTGTGGCCGGGGTGACGATCGCGAACGGGGCCGACAACGTGGCCGTCTACGTACCCGTGTTCCGGGCCCTCGGCGTCGGCGACAGCGCGGTGTTCCTCGTGGTCTTCGTGCTGCTCATCGCGCTGTGGTGCGCCGCCGGAGCCTGGTTGGGCGGCCACCCCCGGGTGGTCCGACTGGTCGAGCGCGCCGGCCACTGGCTGGTGCCGGCGATCTTCATCGCCATCGGGGTGGTGATCCTGGTCAGCTCCGGCGTGCTCAGCCGGCTGGTCGACCTGCTCGGCTGA
- a CDS encoding ABC-F family ATP-binding cassette domain-containing protein, with product MITATGLELRAGSRILLSDTTLRVQPGDRIGLVGRNGAGKTTTLKVLAGEGQPYGGQIDQRSAIGYLPQDPRTGDLEVTGRDRVLSARGLDVLMAQMQEVEARLAEDASEKLVRRYGALEDQFAALGGYAAEAEAARICANLGLPDRALAQTIGTLSGGQRRRIELARILFRDAGENGGGILLLDEPTNHLDADSITWLRSFLANHKGGLIVISHDGALLESVVNKVWFLDATRSVVDVYNLGWKAYLAARETDERRRRRERANAEKKAGALMAQADKMRAKATKTVAAQNMARRAEKLISGLEEVRVSDRVAKVRFPSPAPCGKTPLTATGLSKSYGSLEIFTDVNVAVDRGSRVAILGLNGAGKTTLLRMLGGLLNPDTGEVHAGHGLRLGYYAQEHETLDVERTVLENMRAAAVEQSDTDLRKILGAFLFSGDDVNKPAGVLSGGEKTRLALSTLVCSGANVLLLDEPTNNLDPVSREQVLDAIANYPGAIVLVTHDPGAVLALKPDRAILLPDGDEDAWSDDLLELVELA from the coding sequence ATGATCACTGCCACCGGCCTGGAACTGCGTGCCGGTTCCCGGATCCTGCTGTCCGACACCACCCTGCGCGTGCAGCCGGGTGACCGGATCGGCCTGGTCGGTCGCAACGGCGCCGGCAAGACCACCACGCTGAAGGTGCTCGCCGGTGAGGGGCAGCCGTACGGCGGCCAGATCGACCAGCGCAGCGCCATCGGCTACCTCCCGCAGGACCCGCGCACCGGCGACCTGGAGGTGACCGGCCGCGACCGAGTGCTCTCGGCGCGCGGTCTGGACGTCCTGATGGCTCAGATGCAGGAGGTCGAGGCCCGCCTCGCCGAGGACGCCAGCGAGAAGCTGGTCCGTCGCTACGGCGCACTGGAGGACCAGTTCGCCGCCCTGGGCGGGTACGCCGCCGAGGCCGAGGCCGCCCGGATCTGCGCCAACCTCGGCCTACCGGACCGGGCGCTCGCCCAGACCATCGGCACTCTCTCCGGTGGTCAGCGCCGGCGCATCGAGCTGGCCCGGATCCTGTTCCGCGACGCGGGCGAGAACGGCGGCGGCATCCTGCTGCTCGACGAGCCGACCAACCACCTCGACGCCGACTCGATCACCTGGCTGCGCAGCTTCCTCGCCAACCACAAGGGCGGCCTGATCGTGATCTCCCACGACGGCGCACTGCTGGAGTCGGTGGTCAACAAGGTCTGGTTCCTCGACGCCACCCGGTCCGTGGTCGACGTGTACAACCTGGGCTGGAAGGCGTACCTGGCGGCGCGCGAGACCGACGAGCGGCGCCGCCGCCGGGAGCGGGCCAACGCGGAGAAGAAGGCTGGCGCGTTGATGGCGCAGGCCGACAAGATGCGGGCCAAGGCCACCAAGACCGTGGCCGCGCAGAACATGGCCCGCCGCGCCGAAAAGCTGATCTCCGGCCTGGAGGAGGTGCGGGTCTCCGACCGGGTGGCCAAGGTGCGGTTCCCCAGCCCCGCTCCGTGCGGCAAGACGCCGCTCACCGCGACCGGCCTGTCCAAGTCGTACGGCTCGCTGGAGATCTTCACCGACGTCAACGTCGCGGTGGACCGGGGCTCCCGGGTGGCCATCCTCGGGCTCAACGGCGCCGGCAAGACGACCCTGCTGCGGATGCTCGGCGGGCTGCTCAACCCGGACACCGGCGAGGTGCACGCGGGCCACGGCCTGCGGTTGGGCTACTACGCCCAGGAGCACGAGACGCTGGACGTCGAGCGGACGGTCCTGGAAAACATGCGCGCCGCCGCTGTCGAGCAGTCCGACACGGATCTACGCAAGATCCTCGGCGCGTTCCTCTTCTCTGGTGACGACGTGAACAAGCCCGCCGGGGTGCTCTCCGGTGGTGAGAAGACCCGGCTGGCCCTGTCCACCCTGGTCTGTTCCGGAGCCAACGTGCTGCTGCTCGACGAGCCGACGAACAACCTCGACCCGGTCAGCCGGGAGCAGGTGCTCGACGCCATCGCCAACTACCCGGGCGCGATCGTCCTGGTCACCCACGATCCGGGCGCTGTGCTGGCGCTCAAGCCGGACCGGGCCATCCTGCTGCCCGACGGCGACGAGGATGCCTGGAGCGACGACCTGCTCGAGCTGGTCGAGCTGGCCTGA
- the ypfJ gene encoding KPN_02809 family neutral zinc metallopeptidase — MELNERAELDTSQVTDRGRGGGGGGMGIPLPGGGGRGGLIGIVVAVLVALLGGGFGLNAMTNGDEGGQAGGTDLEQLCSRENPKRFDDVRCRNLLFVNSIQGYWEKAYPELGKGKYEPTDTNYFQAAVNTGCGQADSGVGPFYCPADRQVYIDLSFYDELASRFGAKGEFAQPYVLAHEYGHHIQNLLGTNAKAGQGDQSGPRSASVRLELQADCYAGAWAKHATESKDKTGQEPLFTSITQTDINEALKAAEAIGDDSIQERSGGQVNPDSFTHGTSAQRQRWFQQGFDSGDPKTCDTFGTDQL; from the coding sequence ATGGAACTCAACGAGCGGGCCGAACTCGACACGTCCCAGGTCACTGACCGGGGCCGGGGCGGTGGGGGCGGCGGCATGGGCATTCCACTGCCCGGCGGCGGTGGTCGCGGCGGGCTGATCGGCATCGTGGTGGCCGTGCTGGTCGCGCTGCTCGGCGGTGGTTTCGGCCTGAACGCGATGACCAACGGCGACGAGGGCGGGCAGGCCGGCGGCACCGACCTGGAGCAGTTGTGCTCGCGCGAGAACCCCAAGCGCTTCGACGACGTACGCTGCCGCAACCTGCTGTTCGTCAACAGCATCCAGGGCTACTGGGAGAAGGCGTACCCGGAGCTGGGTAAGGGGAAGTACGAGCCGACCGACACCAACTACTTCCAGGCCGCCGTGAACACCGGCTGCGGCCAGGCCGACTCGGGCGTCGGCCCGTTCTACTGCCCGGCCGACCGGCAGGTCTACATCGACCTGAGCTTCTACGACGAGCTGGCCTCCCGGTTCGGCGCCAAGGGCGAATTCGCCCAGCCCTACGTGCTCGCCCACGAGTACGGACACCACATCCAGAACCTGCTCGGCACCAACGCGAAGGCCGGCCAGGGCGACCAGAGCGGCCCCCGCTCCGCCTCCGTCCGGTTGGAGTTGCAGGCCGACTGCTACGCCGGCGCCTGGGCCAAGCACGCCACCGAGAGCAAGGACAAGACCGGCCAGGAGCCGCTGTTCACGTCGATCACCCAGACCGACATCAACGAGGCGTTGAAGGCCGCCGAGGCGATCGGCGACGACAGCATCCAGGAACGCTCCGGTGGGCAGGTCAACCCCGACTCGTTCACCCACGGCACCTCCGCACAGCGGCAGCGCTGGTTCCAGCAGGGCTTCGACAGTGGCGACCCGAAGACCTGCGACACCTTCGGCACCGACCAGCTCTGA
- a CDS encoding SgcJ/EcaC family oxidoreductase, producing the protein MSSAEAQILRTVLDRWRSAVDAHEPDRVASYFTDDAIFQGLHPYTVGPEGVAAYYAAQPLGLTATYDIRETRRLADDLVLGYLEVDFGFTDRPTLTVHLGVIVRRVDDVWLISHYQVSRLG; encoded by the coding sequence TTGTCCAGTGCCGAGGCCCAGATCCTGCGTACCGTCCTCGACCGCTGGCGGTCCGCGGTCGACGCCCACGAGCCGGATCGCGTCGCGTCGTACTTCACCGACGACGCGATCTTCCAGGGTCTGCACCCGTACACCGTCGGACCCGAGGGCGTCGCCGCGTACTACGCCGCGCAGCCACTCGGCCTGACCGCCACGTACGACATCCGGGAGACCCGGCGTCTCGCCGACGACCTGGTCCTCGGCTATCTGGAGGTCGACTTCGGCTTCACCGACCGGCCGACGCTCACTGTCCACCTCGGCGTGATCGTGCGGCGGGTCGACGATGTCTGGCTCATCAGTCACTACCAGGTGTCGCGGCTCGGCTGA
- a CDS encoding acVLRF1 family peptidyl-tRNA hydrolase encodes MTSRPAAGGGRWVEVDPARVGRWIEGFADRHGPPTTTSQEYGLLLAAPDGSTAELYAPPGAPASVDVAGFVAAAVAPRRIGLLLARKGAVAVGVAEGADLVASKVDRQYVQGRTAAGGWSQQRFARRRDNQAKAALGDAAELAVRLLLPEAAALAAVVCGGDRRAVDTVLADRRLAPLVPLRAERLLDVPEPRHAVLVAAVGAARAVWIRLRDPAPDRAG; translated from the coding sequence GTGACCAGTCGACCCGCAGCCGGGGGCGGCCGGTGGGTCGAGGTCGACCCGGCCCGCGTCGGCCGCTGGATCGAAGGCTTCGCCGACCGGCACGGCCCGCCCACCACGACCAGCCAGGAGTACGGGCTGCTGCTCGCCGCCCCCGACGGATCCACCGCCGAGCTGTACGCCCCACCTGGGGCGCCGGCCAGCGTCGACGTCGCCGGGTTCGTGGCCGCCGCCGTCGCACCCCGCCGGATCGGCCTGTTGCTGGCCCGCAAGGGCGCGGTGGCCGTCGGCGTGGCCGAGGGCGCCGACCTCGTCGCGTCCAAGGTGGACCGCCAGTACGTGCAGGGGCGCACTGCCGCGGGGGGATGGTCGCAGCAGAGGTTCGCCCGTCGGCGCGACAACCAGGCCAAGGCGGCGTTGGGTGACGCGGCAGAGCTGGCCGTACGGCTGCTGTTGCCGGAGGCTGCGGCCCTCGCCGCGGTGGTCTGCGGTGGTGATCGGCGGGCGGTGGACACGGTGCTGGCTGACCGGCGGTTGGCTCCGCTCGTGCCGTTGCGTGCTGAGCGGTTGCTCGATGTGCCGGAGCCTCGGCACGCGGTGCTCGTCGCCGCGGTGGGCGCGGCCCGGGCGGTGTGGATCCGGTTGCGCGACCCGGCACCCGACCGAGCCGGCTGA
- a CDS encoding LysE family transporter — translation MSGAFLAGLVAGYGVAIPVGAIAILILGLSARTSFRVGAAAALAVATADGLYAAVAALGGAGLAGVIAPVAGPLRVVAAAVLLGLAAHGLWQTWCAHRSRRTPTAPAGRGLSTPGRAYAALLGLTLLNPMTVLYFTALVLGRRDTADADAGSAALFVAGVFLASASWQLLIAGGGTVVGRALTGPRGRLVTGLVSSALIAALAVVALLPG, via the coding sequence GTGAGCGGGGCGTTCCTCGCCGGTCTCGTCGCCGGCTACGGCGTCGCCATCCCCGTCGGCGCGATCGCGATCCTCATCCTGGGGCTCAGTGCCCGTACCTCGTTCCGGGTCGGTGCGGCCGCGGCGCTCGCGGTGGCGACGGCCGACGGGCTCTACGCGGCGGTCGCCGCGCTCGGCGGCGCCGGCCTGGCCGGGGTCATCGCGCCGGTCGCCGGGCCGCTGCGGGTGGTCGCCGCCGCGGTTCTGCTGGGTCTTGCCGCGCATGGCCTGTGGCAGACCTGGTGCGCCCACCGTTCGCGGCGGACTCCGACGGCACCCGCCGGTCGGGGTCTGAGCACTCCCGGGCGGGCGTACGCGGCGTTGCTCGGGCTGACCCTGCTGAACCCGATGACGGTGCTCTACTTCACCGCGCTCGTGCTTGGCCGTCGGGACACCGCCGACGCGGACGCGGGCTCCGCGGCGCTCTTCGTGGCGGGCGTGTTCCTGGCGTCGGCGAGTTGGCAGCTGCTCATCGCCGGCGGTGGCACCGTGGTCGGCCGAGCGCTGACCGGGCCGCGCGGCCGGCTGGTCACCGGCCTGGTCTCCAGCGCGCTGATCGCCGCGCTGGCGGTGGTCGCGCTCCTGCCGGGCTGA
- a CDS encoding metal-sulfur cluster assembly factor encodes MSSENTATAATPEVGDATAAPQTDAVTTDGAVTPDGDAAAPAGGVSKAMIADVEEAMKDVVDPELGINVVDLGLVYGVHVDDENVATLDMTLTSAACPLTDVIEDQTRQALTTGPGGGLVNDIRINWVWLPPWGPDKITDEGRDQLRSLGFNV; translated from the coding sequence ATGAGCAGCGAGAACACCGCTACCGCAGCGACGCCGGAGGTCGGTGACGCCACCGCGGCGCCGCAGACCGACGCCGTGACGACCGACGGTGCCGTGACGCCGGATGGCGACGCCGCCGCCCCGGCGGGTGGCGTCAGCAAGGCCATGATCGCCGACGTCGAAGAGGCGATGAAGGACGTCGTCGACCCGGAACTCGGCATCAACGTGGTCGACCTGGGCCTGGTGTACGGCGTGCACGTCGACGACGAGAACGTCGCGACCCTGGACATGACGCTCACCTCGGCGGCCTGCCCGTTGACCGACGTCATCGAGGACCAGACCCGGCAGGCGCTGACCACCGGCCCCGGCGGCGGCCTGGTCAACGACATCCGGATCAACTGGGTGTGGCTCCCGCCGTGGGGCCCGGACAAGATCACTGACGAGGGTCGGGACCAGCTTCGTTCCCTCGGCTTCAACGTCTGA
- the sufU gene encoding Fe-S cluster assembly sulfur transfer protein SufU gives MQLDQLYQEIILDHYKRPHGRGLRDADDAGDRVAEAHHVNPTCGDEVTVRVATDGAVLHDISYDGMGCSISQASASVLHELLRGRGAGEAFEVHEAFVELMSGRGQVTPDEDVLGDGVAFAGVARYPARVKCALLPWMAFKDAAARAGVGVSPEVKA, from the coding sequence ATGCAGCTCGACCAGCTCTACCAGGAGATCATCCTGGACCACTACAAGCGCCCGCACGGGCGTGGTCTGCGCGACGCCGACGACGCGGGCGACCGGGTCGCGGAGGCGCACCACGTCAACCCCACCTGCGGTGACGAGGTCACCGTCCGGGTGGCCACCGACGGCGCCGTGCTGCACGACATCTCGTACGACGGGATGGGCTGCTCGATCAGCCAGGCCTCGGCGAGCGTGCTGCACGAGTTGCTGCGCGGTCGGGGCGCCGGGGAAGCTTTCGAGGTGCACGAGGCGTTCGTGGAGTTGATGTCCGGACGTGGCCAGGTCACGCCCGACGAGGACGTACTCGGTGACGGGGTGGCTTTCGCGGGTGTGGCCCGCTACCCCGCCCGGGTCAAGTGCGCGCTGCTGCCGTGGATGGCGTTCAAGGACGCCGCGGCACGCGCCGGTGTGGGCGTGAGCCCGGAGGTGAAGGCATGA
- a CDS encoding cysteine desulfurase has translation MTSIAIPPGMPQYDDVPRFDVARVRADFPILDREINGHPLVYLDSANTSHKPRQVLDVLNEHYARHNANVSRSVHTLGTEATEAYEGARAKIAAFINAPSPDEVVFTKNSTEAINIVAYAFSNASLRPDADPRFRLGPGDEVVISEMEHHSNIVPWQLLCERTGATLRWFPVTDQGRLDESGLDDLVTERTKIVSLVHTSNILGTINATSRITARVREVGALLLLDCSQSVPHLPMDVVDLDADYIVFTGHKMLAPTGIGVLWGRAELLAAMPPVFGGGSMIETVTMARSTFAAPPARFEAGTPPIAEAVALGAAVDYLTGIGMQAIQWHEKELTAYALDAFGSVPDLRIFGPTVPVGRGGTISFALGDVHPHDVGQVLDSLGVQVRVGHHCAKPVCNRFGVPATTRASFYLYTTTEEIDALVAGLEQVRKVFN, from the coding sequence ATGACCAGCATCGCGATTCCGCCGGGGATGCCCCAGTACGACGACGTGCCGCGGTTCGACGTGGCCCGCGTCCGCGCCGACTTCCCGATCCTGGACCGGGAGATCAACGGGCATCCGCTGGTCTACCTCGACAGCGCCAACACCTCGCACAAACCCCGCCAGGTGCTCGACGTGTTGAACGAGCACTACGCGCGGCACAACGCCAACGTGTCGCGCTCGGTGCACACCCTGGGCACCGAGGCCACCGAGGCGTACGAGGGGGCGCGGGCGAAGATCGCCGCGTTCATCAACGCCCCGAGCCCGGACGAGGTGGTGTTCACCAAGAACTCCACCGAGGCGATCAACATCGTGGCGTACGCGTTCTCCAACGCCTCGCTGCGTCCGGACGCTGACCCCCGGTTCCGGCTCGGCCCGGGCGACGAGGTGGTGATCTCCGAGATGGAGCACCACTCGAACATCGTCCCGTGGCAGCTGCTCTGCGAGCGGACCGGCGCGACCCTGCGCTGGTTCCCGGTCACCGATCAGGGCCGGCTGGACGAGTCGGGCCTCGACGACCTGGTCACCGAGCGGACGAAGATCGTCTCGCTGGTGCACACGTCGAACATCCTCGGCACGATCAACGCCACGTCCCGGATCACCGCGCGGGTCCGCGAGGTGGGGGCGCTGCTGCTGCTGGACTGCTCGCAGTCCGTGCCGCACCTGCCGATGGACGTGGTCGACCTGGACGCCGACTACATCGTCTTCACCGGGCACAAGATGCTCGCCCCGACCGGTATCGGTGTGCTCTGGGGCCGGGCCGAGCTGCTGGCGGCCATGCCGCCGGTCTTCGGCGGCGGTTCGATGATCGAGACGGTCACCATGGCCCGCTCGACGTTCGCCGCGCCACCGGCCCGATTCGAGGCGGGCACCCCGCCGATCGCCGAGGCGGTCGCGCTCGGCGCGGCGGTCGACTACCTGACCGGCATCGGGATGCAGGCCATCCAGTGGCACGAGAAGGAGCTGACCGCGTACGCGCTGGACGCCTTCGGTTCGGTGCCCGACCTGCGGATCTTCGGCCCGACCGTGCCGGTGGGCCGGGGTGGCACCATCTCGTTCGCGCTCGGTGACGTACACCCGCACGACGTGGGTCAGGTGCTCGACTCGCTCGGCGTGCAGGTGCGCGTGGGCCACCACTGTGCCAAGCCGGTGTGCAACCGGTTCGGCGTCCCGGCGACGACCCGGGCCTCGTTCTACCTCTACACCACCACCGAGGAGATCGACGCTCTGGTGGCCGGTCTGGAGCAGGTGCGGAAGGTGTTCAACTGA